The Aquitalea magnusonii region GGTAATCCATCTCCAGTGCCAACTGGCATTGCGCGTCGGTAAGGGCTTGCGGGGTGCCGAGGTGGTCGGCGTGGTAGTAGTACACCGCGCGCGGGGCGGATGGCTCCGGGCCTGCCTGCAGCAGTGGGTCGCGGTCTGGGTCGTAGGGGTTGTGCTGGCTCCATGCCGGCACTTTCACGCCCTGGATGGCGTCGGTATGCACCTGGGCCAGCGGGATGAAGCTGCCGGGTTCGAACAGGTAATGCACTGCGGCGTCGTCTTGGGTTTCAAACGCCAGCACGTCGCCATCCCAGCCGTACAGGGTTGTCTTGCCCTGACTGAGCTTGGCGATACGACGGCCCAGCGGGTCATAGCGGTATTCGGTGCTGTCGCCACCCGGTGCTGTCAGCCGGCTCAGGCGGTTGTAGCCGTCCCACTCCAGCTGGGTGAGGCTGCCGTTGACGCGCTTTTCGATGAGGTTGCCACGGCTGTCGTAGCGGTAGTGACGGCCGGAGTAGTGGCTCAGCAGATTGCCCAGCAGGCTGTTGTCCTGATGCCCGTTGTCGGGGTGTTGTCCAGCAGGTTGCCGGCCGGGTCGAAGCGGAAGCTTTCCACGCCCTAGGGGGTGGCGGCCTCCAGCAGGCGGCCTACCGGGTCGTAACGGTAGTTGATCTGGCCGCTGCGATTATCGGCAATGCCGGTAAGCTGGCCGGCGGCATCGTACTGGTACTGGCGGCTCCACCGGGTGGCGCCACTCAGGCGCTGGCTGCTGAGGCGGCCGGCTTTGTCGTAGACCAGGGTCTGCTGCAAGCTATTACCCTGCATGCTCCGGCTTTCGGAGAGGGAATTTGTTTCATTCCAAATTTAAGATGTCATGCTGGTTAAACAGCTGATAATTTCAAACCAGCCCCCGCTCCCCGTTCTTCAAGCATTCTTACAATTTCCTCACCCAGCAGTAGTGTTTTTTCAGAGTGAACTCGAATCTCGACACCATCATCATCCATAACAATAATAATAGGTCCAGCTTCAGTCTGAGCAATAAACACTAATTTATCTGGCGACTCCAGATCCTCAATAGAAATTATAAAATCAACACCTGCGACGACTTCCTTTAACCTCGCCGGTTGAACACATATATTTGGAAATGCACACAATAGCTTGCCAATTTTCTAAATTTACTTTGCATTTAAATTCCATATAGAACTTTATCGCAAGCAAGACCATCACCAATCACCACCCCATCCCTAACACGTATCTCATAATCACCCGCCCTTGCAAACACCCTCTACACGGTGGCAATCGCATGCACCAGTAGAGATGTCCTCGAAGTCGGCTGGTGGATGAACGTTGACACTTCGTTGGAGCCAGAATGCATTGTGAATCTCAGGCATTGGGCGGGATCAAATGTCTCAACGGCATCAAACACAACAAGTGGCTGATTGACCCAGTTGATTGTCAATTTTTCGATAATGTTTATCGTGTTGAAATCGATGTGCTCGATTGCAGCACGCACATCCACCTCATTATCGGCCCACTTCCAGCGAACGATCAGTTGCCTGCTGTCAGACGTAGCGATCGCTGTTTGCAATGGCTCGTCGCCCAAGACAAGCACATCTGATCCGTGCAATGTCAGCTTGCTGGCGTAGTCAACAGATTGGCATGCCCAATCGAAATCAGACGGGCTTCCACCCATGCTATTCCATAGCGATGCCTTTGCCTCCTCCATTACCACCAATGGTCCGCCTGAACTATTGAGCCAGTTTGAAAAAACATACTTGCTCATTAGCCTTTCCTCCTCTTTGCCTGGGTGACTTGGCCCGCCTGTTTGAGACTGCAACGCTTACAGTGAGGATACAGCCGCTGGGCATTCCCTGAATCGCCCCGGCTTCTCTAGACACTCTTGAGCCGTTGGAAATATTGCTTCTCAAACTCTACCGGCGATAGCCCGTTTGCGGAACCATGCCGGCGTTTCGGGTTGTAGAACATTTCGATGTAATCGAAGATATCCCGCCGGGCCTCCTCCCTGTCGTGATAGGTTTTGCGCTTGATGCGCTCCCGCTTCAGCAACTGGAAGAAACTCTCTGCCACGGCATTGTCGTGGCAGTTCCCACGCCGACTCATGCTGGGCACCAAGCGATGAGCTTTCAAGAAGTCCTGCCAATCGTAGCTACTGAACTGACTTCCTTGGTCGGAATGCACCAGTACCTCCTGCTTGGGCTGACGTCGCCATACCGCCATCAACAGGGCATTCAGCACCAGCTCTCTATCGATACGTGACTGCATCGACCAGCCAATCACCTGCCGCGAGAACAGGTCCAGCACCACCGCCAGGTACAACCACCCCTCATGCGTGCGGATATAAGTGATGTCGGTCACCCAAGCTTTATTCGGTTCATTCACGGTGAACTGGCGTTGCAGGTGGTTAGGTGCCACCACTGCCGGGCGGCCACGGTAATGCCCAGGACGCCGGTGGTAACCCGTCTGCGAACGTAAGCCTTCCTGCTTCATCAGCCGTGCCACACGATGTTTGCCGCAGCGCTCACCCTGAGCCTGCATGTCGTCATGCACCTTGCGATAGCCATAGACACCGCCACTTTCGAGCCATGCCTGCTTGATATACCCCAGCAAGCGCTGGTCTTCTCGAGCTCGCGGTGAGTACGGTGACGCTTTCCAGGCGTAGTAGCCACTGGGATGCACCGACATAACACGACACAGCC contains the following coding sequences:
- a CDS encoding RHS repeat domain-containing protein yields the protein MQGNSLQQTLVYDKAGRLSSQRLSGATRWSRQYQYDAAGQLTGIADNRSGQINYRYDPVGRLLEAATP
- a CDS encoding Imm21 family immunity protein, giving the protein MSKYVFSNWLNSSGGPLVVMEEAKASLWNSMGGSPSDFDWACQSVDYASKLTLHGSDVLVLGDEPLQTAIATSDSRQLIVRWKWADNEVDVRAAIEHIDFNTINIIEKLTINWVNQPLVVFDAVETFDPAQCLRFTMHSGSNEVSTFIHQPTSRTSLLVHAIATV
- a CDS encoding IS3 family transposase (programmed frameshift), whose amino-acid sequence is MSKPRFPEAFKIEAVKQVTERGYPVAEVASRLGVSAHSLYQWLKRFDPKRAQPAEPADQQAEIRRLKAELKRVTEERDIPKKGRRILCQGVRVRYAFIRAHAQQFPIRRLCRVMSVHPSGYYAWKASPYSPRAREDQRLLGYIKQAWLESGGVYGYRKVHDDMQAQGERCGKHRVARLMKQEGLRSQTGYHRRPGHYRGRPAVVAPNHLQRQFTVNEPNKAWVTDITYIRTHEGWLYLAVVLDLFSRQVIGWSMQSRIDRELVLNALLMAVWRRQPKQEVLVHSDQGSQFSSYDWQDFLKAHRLVPSMSRRGNCHDNAVAESFFQLLKRERIKRKTYHDREEARRDIFDYIEMFYNPKRRHGSANGLSPVEFEKQYFQRLKSV